Below is a window of Halolamina sp. CBA1230 DNA.
TCAGCCGTCGACGGAGACGGCGCTTTTCTCGCCGTGACGTCGACAACCCAACACAGCGCTCGCGTGGCGAGGGGTCCGCCACCATCGGCGCATCGTCGGGCCGACCACGGGGGCCACCCGGTCCGACACAACTCCGCCTCCTCCGCCTTTCCACCTTTCGCACGTCTCAGCGACGGGTGAGCGTGACACGTTCGCCCGACTCGGCGGCCTCGTACGCCGCGTCCATGATCGCCACGTCGGTCAGCCCGTCCTGCCCGTCCGGCTCCGGCGGCGTCCCGGTCAGCACGCAGTGGGCGAAGTAGTCGAACTCCTCACGGGTCTCGTCGGCTCCGAGCCCGGAGAGCTCCACGTCGCCGTCCTCCGTACTGACACGGACGGTCCGGTCCGCGCCGGGGACGAACGCGTTCTCGACCCTGATCCGGCCGTCGCTGCCGGCCAGTTCCAGCCACGAGTCGGCGTCGCCGCTGAAGCTCGCGGTGAACTCGCCGACGACGCCCTCGGGGAACGACGCGAGCACGTGGACGTGTTCGTCGGCGAACCGCGGGCTGTCGGAGTCGTCCGGCCGGTCGCCGAACGGCTCGCTCGCGTGGGCCATCGCCTCGACGGCGCCGGGGTCGGCGCCGAGCAGGTACCGCGTCGTGTTGAGCGGGTAGACGCCCACGTCCACGAGCGCGCCGCCGCCCGCGAGTTCGGCGTCGAGACGCCACTGGTCGGGCCTTTTCGAGCCGTCGAGGACGGGGAACGTGAACTCCCCCATCGCCTTCGTCGGGTCGCCGATGCCGCCCCGCGAGACGAACGAGCCGAGCGCGCGGATCACGGGGTCGGCCTGCATCCGGTAGGCGGTCATCAGCGTCACGCCCGCCTCCTCGCAGGCGTCGACGGCCGCGACCGCACGCTCGGTCGTCGCTTCGAGGGGTTTCTCGCAGATCACGTGTTTCCCGTGGTTCGCGGCGGTGCGGACGTGGTCGAGGTGGAGCCGGTTCGGCGTCGCGACGTAGGCCGCGTCGTAGGCGTCGAGCCCCGCGCCCTCGGCGTACGTCTCGTAGCTCAGCGGGACGGCGTCGTGCTCGTCGGCCACGCGCTCGGCCTTCTCGGGGTCGCCGGAGACGACGGCGCCGACCTCGGCGTAGTCGCCCGCCTCGATCGCGGGGATCGAGACGTTCCGGGCGTAGTTCCCCAGGCCGACGACGGCCAGGGGGGCGGTCCCCTCGGGGTCGGTGTCCCAGTCGCGCGTCGAGGCGGCATCGACGAGTGCCTGCAGGTCCATGTCCCGACGTTGGGAGCGGGCGGGAAAACGGTTGGCGAAGGGGAATCGACCGACGGCTTGGACCGACGAGCAGGGGGAGAGCTTTCCTCTCCGGGCCACACCTTCCCCCATGGAACCGATCAACGAAGCCGACCTGCCGTGGACGACGACCGAACGCGGCGAGACCGAGTTCCGCCGGAAAAAGCTCGCCGCCGCGGCGGCGGAAGGCGACCCCGACCTGGGCTGTAGCCTCTACGAACTCCCGCCCGGGAAGCGCTCGTGGCCGTACCACTACCACACGGGCAACGCCGAAGCGCTCTACGTACTCGCCGGGAGCGGACTGCTCCGCGCCAGCGACGACGAACACGAACTTCAGGCGGGCGACTACGTGGCTTGCCCGACCGGTCCCGAGGGTGCCCACCGCGTGGTCAACGACGGCGACGAACCGCTGCGCTACCTCGCGATGTCGACGATGAACGACCCCGACGTGACCGTCTACCCCGACTCCGAGAAGATCGGCGTGTACGCGGGGTCGCCGCCCGGCGGCGACGGCGAGCGCGACGTGGACGGCTACTACGACCGCGACGCGACCGTCGACTACTGGGACGGCGAGGAGTGAGCGGTGGCCTGAGCCGGTCTTACGCCGGAATCGCCTCGAACTCGTTTCAGTAACGCCGCTTACAGAAACATCATTCAGATTATCTTTTTGGTGGCGTGGGCCGTACATCTACGTGTATGAGGGACCCCAACCCACGCGGCCCACGACCGACCGTTTCCGATACGAGCGCGCCGGGACTCGGCGACTCGTGGGGGATGTTGCTCGGGACGCTGTTCGCGGGCGTCGTGCTACTCGGTGGGCTGTTGACCGCCGTCACGTCGCCAGCGCTGTTCACCGGGCTCGTGATCGGCCTCGGCGTCGGCGTCGCGGCCGGCGTCGTCACCACGCGACGGCGCGCGTCCCTGGACAGCCAGCTCTGTCTCCCGCGAACGGGCGTCTGTGTCAGGATCTGAACACACCATCCAACCATTCTTCTTACATAAACGCAGTTCACCGAACACTTTTTCGGGTGTGCCCCCAGATTTCACCTATGAGCGAGCGGCTCGAGTCGATTCAGGACTGTGAGGACTGCGTCGAGCCCGCCGACGCGTTCGGGCTGGTGGCCAACGAGACCCGGCTGTCGATCCTCGAAGCGCTGTGGACCGCCGACTCCTCGCCGGTGCGGTTCTCCGAACTCCGTGCGGAGGTGGGCATGCGCGACAGCGCGCAGTTCAACTACCACCTCGACAAGCTGACCGACCAGTTCGTCCGGAAGGTCGACGAGGGGTACGAGCTCCGCCACGCGGGCGAGAAGGTGGTGCAGGCGGTGCTCGCGGGCTCGTTCACCCAGCACCCGACGCTCGACCCCATCGACGTCGGCGACCCCTGCGTGAACTGCGGCGCCGACCTCCGGGCGACGTACGAGGACGAACAGCTCTCGATCGCCTGCCCCGACTGTGGCTACGGCCACGGCGAGTACGCGTTCCCGCCGGGCGGGCTGACCGACCGCACCGACGAGGAGCGGCTCGCGGCGTTCGACCAGCGCGTCCGCCACCTCCACTGTCTCGCGAAGGACGGCGTCTGCCCCGAGTGTAGCGGCCGGATGGAGACCACCGTCGAGCGCGCCGAGGGCTGCTGTGTCGGGAGCGAACTCACGGCGATCCACCGCTGCTCGCAGTGCAACCACCAACTCTGTTCGGCGGTCGGGCTGGCGCTGCTCGACGACAGCGTCGTCGTCGGCTTCCACCGCGAACACGGCGTCTCCCTCTCGGATCGCCCCTACTGGACGCTCCCGTGGTGTGTCTCCGACGACGCCATCGACCTGGTGAGCGAGCAGCCACAGCGCTTCGAGGTGACGATCGAACTCGACGGCGGGGCGCTGACGGTGACGCTCGACGACGACCTGAGCGTGCTCGACACCGAGCGCTCCGCCTGATCCCCCCGCTTCGGCCCTCCACTCGCCCGCGGTCGATCCCCCAAAGCCTATGCCGGGACCCGACCGCCACTTCCCCATGGCGACGTCCCCGCCAGCCGTCGAGATCGACGGCCTCCACAAACGGTTCGGCAGCGTGACCGCCCTCCGCGGTATCGACCTCACCGTCGAACGCGGCGAGGTGTTCGGCTTCCTCGGCCCCAACGGCGCCGGGAAGTCGACCACGATCGACTGCCTGCTCGACTACCTCCGGCCCACCGAGGGAGGAGTCGAGGTGTTCGGCATCGACGCCCAGCAGGAGTCCGGCCGCGTGCGCCAGCGCGTCGGCGTGCTCCCGGACGGCTACGACACGTTCCCGGAGTACACGGCCCGCGACCACGTCGCGTACGCCATCGACTCGAAGGACGCGACCGACGACCCCGACGCGCTGCTCGACCGCGTCGGCCTCGCCGGCGAGGAGGAGCGCGTCGCGGACGACTTCTCGAAGGGGATGACCCAGCGGCTCATGCTCGCGATGGCGCTCGTCGGCGATCCCGACCTGCTCGTGCTCGACGAGCCCTCGACCGGGCTCGACCCCAACGGCGTTCGGCTGATGCGCGAGATCGTGCGCGAGGAGGTCGACCGCGGCGCGACCGTGTTCTTCTCTAGCCACATTCTCGACCAGGTCGAACGCGTGAGCGACCGCGTGGGGATCCTCGCCGACGGCGAACTCGTCGCCGTCGACAGCGTCGAGGGGCTGCGCGGTGCGGGCGCCGTTTCGGCGCTCACGGTCCACTGCGACCCGCTCACCGAGTCGGCCGTCGACGCCGTCGGGTCGCTCGCCGACGTCGAGTCGGTCGAGGCCGAGGAGGGCCGGATAACGGCCACCTGTGCCGGCCCGGCGAAAGTCGACGTGCTCGACACGCTCCGGGAGCACGGCGCGGAGATCCGCGACGTCGAGTCAGACGCCGGCTCGCTGGAGTCGGTGTTCGCGGCGTACACCGGCGAAGGCGGCGACGGCGGCGGCGCGGGTGCGTCGGTCGAGGCCACGGGGGTGGCGGAGTGAGCCTCCGTACTGTCGCCGAGAAGTACGCCCGCGACACCCGCCGGACCAAATCCGTCTGGGTGGTGACGGCGCTGTTCGTCGCCGTGTTCGGTTTCCTCGGCTGGTCGGGCGCGTACGACTACAACGGCGAGGTGCGGGCGCTCGCGGCCGGAGGGATCGGGAACTCCGCGGCGATACTGGTGCCGCTGACGACGCTCGCGCTGGGCAACGGCGCCGTCGCCGGCGGACGGGAGTCGGGCTCGCTCCGCGTGCTGCTCGCCTTCCCCCACTCCCGACGGGAGGTGGCTGCCGGCGCGTTCCTCGGCCGGCTCGGGCCGCTCCTGCTCGCGGTCGTCGCCGGTCTCCTCGCGGCGCCGATCACCTACACCGTCCGGGCCGGCCAGCTCCCGGGCGTCGACTACCTCGTCCTCGTCGGGCTCGTGGTGCTGTGGACGGTGTTCTGTACCTCGCTGGCGGTCGGCATCTCCGCGCTCGTCTCCACGGGTCGGCGCGCCATCGCCGGCGGGCTCGGGACGTACATCGGCTTCCTCTTCCTCTGGAGCTGGGTGCCGAGCCAGATCGTGCGGCGCCTCTACCCGCGGGAGGAGCGGTACCCGCTCCCGGAGTGGGCGCAGATCTGGAACGCGCTCGACCCGATCTCGGCGTTCACGGGGGCGACGCGGCTGCTCAACTACCGGCCCGACGAGGCGCTGGCGGTCTACGAGACGATCCCGTTCTCGGCGGCCGTGGTCGCGGCTTGGGTGCTAGTCCCGATGGCGTTGGCGCTCTGGCGGTTCCCGAACACGGATCTCTGAGGTGTCGACGACAACAAAAAGGACGGCCGAAAGCGTCAGTCGTCGCAAGCGGAGACGAGACTGAAACGCTGACTCCCTACTCGGTCGCCGGTTTCAGTCGTCGTTGGTCTTGATGTCCGCGCTCAGCCCCTGTGCCATCTCGATGTCCTTCGAGTTGTTCAGGGTCCAGGCGGTGCGCTCGGTGACGGCCTCGATGACCTCACGCGCGCTGGGGTAGCCGTTGCCGGACTTCTTCACGCCGCCGAAGGGGAGCTGGACCTCGGCGCCGATGCAGGGGAGGTTGCCGTACGCCAGCCCGATCTCCGCGTTGTCGCGGAAGTAGTTGATCTGGCGGTAGTCCTCCGAGATGATCGCGCCCGCGAGCCCGTACTCGGTGTCGTTGTGGATCTCCACCGCGTCCTCGATGTCGCCGCTGTACTTCAGCAGGGCGACGTGCGGGCCGAACACTTCCTCGTGGGTGCAGCGCAGGTCCTCGTGGGGGTCGGCCTCGTAGACGAACGGCCCGACCCAGTGGCCGTCCTCGTGGCCGTCGGGGATCTCGTTGTCGTCGAGCTCCTCGCGGTCGACGAGCACGTTCACGCCCTCGTCCTTCGCGAGCTGGTTGTAGCTGGAGACCTTCTCCTCGTGCTCCTCCTCGATCAGCGGGCCCATGAACGTGTTCTCGTCGAGCGGGTCGCCGACGGCGACCTTCTTCGCGTTCTCGACGAAGCGCTCCTTGAACTCGTCGTACACGTCCTCGTGGACGACGAGGCGCTCGGAGGAGACACAGCGTTGGCCGGTCGTCTTGAAGCTCGACATCACCGCGGAGTGGACCGCGACGTCGAGGTCGGCCTCCTCGGTGACGACGATGTTGTTCTTCCCGCCCATCTCACACGCCGCGAGCTTGCCGGGCTCGCCGCCGACCTTGGAGGCGATCTCGTGGCCGACCTCGGCGCTGCCCGTGAACAGCACGGTGTCGATCCGGCCGTCGTCGGTGATCGCCGCGCCGGCGTCGCCGAACCCCTGGACCATGTTGAACACGCCGTCGGGGATCCCCGAGTCCTCGAACATCTCGGCGATGATCTGGCCACACCACGGCGTCTGCTCGGCGGGCTTCCAGACGACGGTGTTGCCCTCGACCAGCGAGACGGCCATATGCCAGAACGGGATCGCGACCGGGAAGTTCCACGGCGTGATACAGCCGACGACGCCGCGGGGTTTGCGGCGCATGTAGGCGTCCTTGCTCGGGATCTCGGAGGGGACCACGTCGCCCTTCGGGTGGCGGGCGTCGCCGGCGGCCCACTCGACCATGTGCCAGGCCTCGGTCACGTCGGCTTTCCCCTCGGATATCTCCTTCCCGCACTCCTTGGTGACGATCTCGCCGAGCTCCTCGTGGCGGTCTTTGAGCTCCTGGTAGATGTCCCAGAGGTACTCCGCGCGGTCGATGTGGGAGAGCGCCTTCCACTCCTCGAACGTGTCGTCGGCGGCGGCGATAGCCTCGTCGACGTCGTCCTCGGTGCCGCGGTGGAACTCCCCGAGCGTGTCGCCGTTGGCGGGGTTCTCGCTCGTGAACGTCTCCGTGCCGGTGCCTTCGACCCACTCGCCGTCGATGTAGTGCTTGTAGGGTTCGCTGCTCATGTGTACGGAGAGTGGGGGCGTCGGCGTGAAAAACCCTGCCGGTCGACGGTCGATCGGTGGGGTGGTAGCTCGGTGAGTGTCGGAGTTATCAGGTCGTTGGGAGGGGGCTATCGATCATCCCTCGCGACAGTACTACGTCTGCCCCATTGCGGTGTCCTCCGCGACAGCACCAGCAACACTGCGGAGTGAGCATGTCCACTTGTGACCGAAGTGCGCCGGGCACGAGGCCCGGCGAGGCGCCGAGTCCCCACCCCTCCCCCCGCGGGTGTGACCGTTTCGCCCGCGAGGCGTCCACCGTCACCGAACCGCTGCCGCGGTCGGCGCGTGACGTGAGCCCCTGCGTGGGCGAACGAGCGCGCGAGGGACGAGTGAGCGAAGCGAACGAGTCGGCTGGGGAGGTGTGAGGGCTGTGCGGGGCGGTGCAGTCACAAGTGGTCATGCTTCGAGATGCTGTTGCGGGTGCTGTCCCAGTAGCCACCAATCGAGGTGCTGTTGCGGTCAGGGTTCCACTGATCACCGGCCCGAGCCGCGTCCTCTCCTGAAAACAGATCTCCCCGAACTCACGATCATCACTCGGACGCCCGCTCGGCCTCACCCGCCCGCGTCTCGATCTCACCTTTCAACTCCGCCGCGGCGAACGTGTGGTCCGGACGAACCGAGACGAAATCCAGAAACTCCCTGGCCGCTAGCAGTTCCGCCTCGTCGTAGTGTTCGAGCGCCGCTTTCACGGCTGATTTCGCGCCGATCAGCGGCTCCAGCGCCGCGAGCGCACACGCGAGGTCGTAGGACTTCGCCGCCGCCATCGTCGCCCCGCCGTCGTCGTCCTCGCGGACGTTGGTGGCGTCGATGACGTAGATCTCACCCTCGACCACGAGCACGTTCTCCGCCCGCAGGTCGCCGTGGGCCAGCCCGTGGTCGTGCATCCGCCGGAGCGCCGCGAACACGTCGGGCGCGAGCTCGCGCTCCCGCGCCTCGTCGAGGTCGTCCAGCGCGTCGAACGCCGGGAGGTACTCCATCACCAGCACGCCCATCCCCTCGATCTCCAGCGCCTCGATCGGCTCCGGGACGTTCACCCCCACCTCGTGCAGGCGCTCGGTCGCCTCCAGTTCGTGCTCGGCCATCTGGTAGGGGGTGCCGTAGTGGCCGAAAAACCCCTCCGTACCCGAGGAGAACGCGCCGAGGTTCCGGGTCGCCGTGAACAGCGCGTGGACCAGCGAGTTCTGCTCGGTCACGAGCTTCACGAAGTACTCGTCGTCGAGCACCAGCGGCGTGGAGAGCCAGTTGTCGGCGTCGAGGAACCGGACGTGGACCGACTCGCGGTCGTGCCGCTCGGCGAGCGCGCGGACGACCGACTCGATCCGATCCCAGTCCGGGCTCCCCCGGACGACCTTCCGCAGTTCCATCACCTCGCCGTTGGACGGGCGAGGGGATAAACGACGGTGGCCAAACTGGACGCTTCACGCCGACACGATGGAGACCAACGGCAGACAACGTGTTTCTCAACGTACAGTAGTATTATGCACACGTAATTGTCAGTCGGTAACATGGCCCACTATCACGGTCTGGGCGAACAGCGAGGGATGAACGAGGCGGCGACGACCGCCAGCGGCCGTGTTCGGAGCCACCGCTTCTCTAACCGGTTCGCGGCGCTGGAGCCGTACGCGCCGGGCGATGGGTTCCTCGAATCGCTGGGCGGCGTCCACCTCGACGGCGGCGACGTCGACGGGCCGATGCTCGGCGACCCGACGAGCGAGGCGGCCGCCGACGCCGACGCGGGGGTCGCCTTTTTCGGCCAGTTCATCGACCACGAGATCACGTTCGACCCGACGTCGGAGCTGGAGCAGCGCAACGACCCGCGGGGGCTGCGGAACTTCCGGACGCCAGCACTGGATCTGGACTCGGTGTACGGCGGCGGCTCGGAGGTCCGGCCGTTCCTCTTCGACGACCGCGACGGGGCGAAACTGCTCACGGCGCCCGCGGCGCCGGAACCGACCGACGAGGACGCGCCGCGGCCGACACGGTTCGGGGCGACCGACCTCCAGCGGAACAGACAGGGGAGCGCGCTGCTCACCGACCCGCGCAACGACGAGAACCTCGTGGTCTCACAGCTCCACCTGACGTTCGCGAAGTTCCACAACCGCGTCGTCGACTACGTCCGATCGGGCGACGGCCACGCGCTCCTGGGCGAGGACGAGTCCGTGTACGACGCCGCGAAGCGGCTCGTCCGCTGGCACTACCAGTGGCTCGTCCTGCACGAGTTCCTGCCGTCGATCTGTGACGGCGCGGTGTTCGACGACATCGAGAACTCCGGGCGGTCGTACTTCCTCCGCTCGGACGATCCCGTCTCGATCCCGGTCGAGTTCGCGGGCGCCGCCTACCGCTACGGCCACAGCCAGATTCGGGATCGTTACACCGTCAACGACGACGCCACCGACGTGCAGTTCTTCCCCGGCCCCGCACCGGAGAACGCCGAGGCGGTCGCGGCGGCGGTGGCCGGCGATGGCGGCCCGCCACCACGTGTCGTCGAGGAGGAGACGAGCCGGAACCTCAACGGGTTCGCCCCCGTCCCCGACGAACTCGTGGTCGACTGGCCCCACTTCTTCGACCACGATCCCGCCGCCGAGGGGTCGACCGCCCAGCCCGCCCGGCCGATCGACACCGCGATGCCGCCGGCGCTGATGCTGCTCCCGTTCATCAGCCACGGGCCGACGTCACTGGCCGCGCGGAACCTCCACCGCGGGAAGGCGCTTGGGCTGCCGTCGGGGCAGGCGGTGGCCGAACGGATGGGGATCGAACCGCTCGACAACGACGATATCCCACTCCCCAGTGGGCAGACGTACGCCGAGTACCTCCGGTCGGTCTACCGGGGGGCGGAGACCGAGGCGCCGCTCTGGCTCTACGTGCTCGGCGAGGCAGCCGTCCAGGAGGACGGCCACCGTCTCGGCGCGGTCGGCAGTCGGATCGTCGCCGAGGTCATCCACGGGATGGTCGACGCCGACGACCGCGCGTTCGTCAACGAGGCCCCGGAGTGGACGCCGACGCTCCCCCGGCCCGTCTCGGACGGCGTCGACGACCGCTACCGGTTCGCCGACCTGTTCCAGTTCGCCACCGGACCCGCACCGGACGGTCTGGCGCTCGCCGCGATCGACGGCGACGGGAGCGGCGACGCGCCGGGGACCCCCGAGAGCGACCGGACAAACGGCGAGGCGGTGGTGCTCGAACACACCGGCGCCGGCCCGCTCTCCCTCGGCGGCTATCAGGTCGACTACGAGGAACAGACCGAGACCGTCGACGCGCTCGACGAACCCATCGCACCCGGCGAGACGGTCGTGGTTTACACCGGTTCCGGGCCAGCATCGACCGACGACATCGATGCGCGGGTGATCACGTTCGACCGCGACGCCGCCGTGATCGAGGACGGGGGCGAGTCGGTGGTCGTCCGGACGCCGACGGGCGAGGTGAGCGCGTTCGGTGAGTACGGCGGCTGACCCGGCAGGAGCAGGTCACGCGTCGACCGCGCCGTCGGCCGTGACCCACTGCCGGATCAGCTCGTTCACGTTGTACAGCAAGATTCCGACCGAGAGCAGCGTGGTCGCGAAGTACACCACCAGCGCGGGCGGGCCGCCGACCGTGGTGCCGAGGATCCCCCCGGCGAGGCCGACGACGGTGAGTTCGGCCCACGTCACGACGATCCGGGAGCCGAGGTTCGGCGCCTCAGCCATACGACGCCTCCTCGTCGATCGGCCCGCTGAACACGGAGTACAGCACGCCGAAGTACGAGAGCACGATCGGGAGCAGAAAGGCCATCATGATCGTCATCAGGTTCAGCGGCAGCGTCGAGACGATCCCCTCCGCGACCGAGACCTCCCCCGCGCGGTCGATCATCGGGAACATCGCGGTCGCGATCACGCCCACGAGGGCGGCGACCAGCCCCGCCACCGTCGCGAACGCGGCGTGGTACTGTCCCTGTCGCGTGGCGACGACGTACCCCCCAGCGAGCAGGACCGACAGCACCACCAGCCCGATCACGGGAACGGAGAGCAGCGCCGACTGGAGCGCGGGCGTCGTGACGTACACCGCGACGAGCGTGAGCGCGACCAGTCCGATGTAGGCGACGACCGCGCGAACCCCGTAGTAGCTGGCGTCGTCCCGGAGCGACCCCCGCGTTTTGAGCCCGAGGAACGCGGCGCCGTCGGCGACGGTCAGCGTCGCGACCGCGATCCCGCCGAGCACGCCCGGAATCGAGAGGATCCCCGCGACGCCGGTGAGCCAGTTGATCGCGAACATCCCCAGCAGGAACGGCGTCACCGCGCTGCCGACGACGAAGGAGTACCCCCAGTAGCGCCGCCACTGGTCGTCCTCGCGTTCCTCGTACATCTCCGGCGCGAGCCCACGCAGCCCCAGCGCGGCGAGGATCGCGAACATCAGCAGGTAGTAGCGGCTGAACAGGTTGGCGTACACCGCCGGGAACGCGGCGAACAGCGCGCCGCCGAACACCACCAGCCACACCTCGTTGCCGTCCCAGAACGGGCCGATCGCGGAGAACAGCTGCTCCTTCTCGTCGTCGTCGTCGCGGGTCGCGAACAGGATGCCGATCCCGAAGTCGAACCCGTCGAGGAACAGGAACATCCCCAGCACGAAGAACACGAGCCCGAACCAGATCGCCGGCAGCGGCAGCCCGAACAGCGGCCCGCCGGCGAGATCAACCATCGGCGCTCACCTCCGCCTCCGGCGAGGCGTCGTCGGTCGGCGCGTCGTCACTCTCCTCGTCCTCGTCGATCTCGGGCGGACCGTGCTGGATGATCCGCCGGACCACGTAGGTGTACAGCGCCAGCAGCAGCGCGTAGCCGCCGACGAAGCCGGCGAGGGTGAACGTCGCCTCGGCGCCGGTGAGGTTCGGCGAGACCCCCTCGGAGGTTTTCAACACCCCCTGGATCAGCCAGGGCTGGCGACCGACCTCGGTGACGATCCAGCCGGTCTCGACGGCGACGATGCCCAGCAGCGACGAGCCCATCAACGCCTTGTGGAGCAGGTCGTCCTCGAGCAGGTCGCCGCGATGCCAGCGGAAGGCGGCCCAGAAAGCGAGCAGGATGAACCAGAACCCCAGGGCGACCATGATGCGGAACGCCCAGAACACGAGGGCGACCGGCGGCGCCTGCGTCTCGAAGGAGTTCAGGCCGCGGATCTGTGCCTGCGGGTTGCCGCCGCTCGCGAGCCATGACGCGCCGCCGGGGATCCCGATCCCGAACAGGTCCTTGCTCCGGGGATCGAGTAGCTGTGAGAAGTCGGTCGGGAACGCGACGATGTACTCCGGGACGTAGGTGTCGGTCTCCCAGACCGCCTCCATCGCGGCGAACTTCTGGGGCTGAGTCACGTAGACGTGCCGGGCGTACATGTCGCCGTGGATCACCTGCAGCGGCGCCGTGATGACCAGCGCGACGATCGCGATCTTGAGCGTCTTCACCCAGAACGCCACGTTCTCGACCTCGGTCCCCCGGACGTGGTGTTTGTACACGAAGTAGGCGGCGACGCCGGCCATGAACAGCGCGACCGACTCCACCGCCGAGTTCTGCATGTGGATGAACATGTACTGGAACCGGGGGTTGAAGTACGCCGCCATGGGGTCGGTCAGGTGGACCACCTCCTGCCCGCCCTCGTTCACCAGTTCGTACCCCCGCGGGGTCTGCATCCAGGAGTTGGCGATCAGGATCCAGACCGCCGAGAGCCACGTGCCGAGCCCGACCGCGACGCTCGAGAGGAAGTAGAACGCGTCGGAGACGCGATCACGGCCGTAGAGGAAGATGCCGAGGAACGTCGCCTCGAGCATGAACGCCATCATCCCCTCCGTCGCCAGCGGGCCGCCGAACAGCTCGCCCGCGAACGTCGAGAACGCCGCGAAGTTGGTGCCGAACTCGAACTCCAGCACGAGCCCGGTGACGGTGCCGACGACGAAGCTGACCGCGAAGATCTTGACCCAGAACCGACGGAGCCGCTCGTAGATCGCCTCGCCCGTCCGGATCTCCTTCCAGGTGAAGTAGATCAGAAACGGCGCGAGCCCCATGCTCATCACGGGGAAGATGATGTGGACGATCGTGGTGACGGCGAACTGCAGCCGACTGGCTGCGACGGGGTCAACCATCGCCCCGGCCCCCTCTCCGGGCCTGCTCCCTCCGGCCGCGTCCGGCCGAGGGAACGACGAGACCCCGCCAGTCCTCGACGGTACTGTCTGGAGACATTGCTCTGTCCGACGTTCCGAACCTGAGGCAGTTAACTCTGGTCCGTTCCGGCGGGACGCTGGAGGCGAAACCACCTTACTCTGGCCCGATCAGCGGCCGTCGGTAGTCGGTGGGCCGGGTCGTGTCGGGAGCTGTGCCCGAAGGTCGGCGTACACGTCCGCACAGGACTCCCCGGGATCGCGGTGGTCGGCGACTGTCCCGAGCGTCTCGAAATCACCGACGACGACGAGTCGGCGTTTCGCCCGGGTCAGCGAGACGTTGAATCGGCGCTCGCCCTCGTCACCGAACGTGAGGAAGCCGGAGCTCCCGCGATCGTTCGAGCGAACGAGCGAGAGCACGACGGCCTCGCGCTCGCTGCCCTGAAACGAGTCGACCGTGTTGACCTTGACCCCCCTGGTACTGACGTCCCGGTCCGCGAGCGCGTTCTCGATACAGTTGATCTGGCCCGAGTACGGCGTGATGACGCCGATATCCGACTGGGACAGACCGCGCTCGCGGAGGCGCGCGACCTCGTCGGCGACGATGTCGGCCTCCGTGGGGTTCCGATAGGAGCTCCCGGCGGTCCGCTCCTCCCCGCCGGCGACGTCGTACGCGACGAGCGGGTCCAGATCGTCGATCGTCCAGTCGCGGTTCCGGTCGGCGGTCTCCAGCCGACCGCCGTAGAACGCGCCGTTGGGGAAGTCGACGATCGCCTCGTGCATGCGGTACTGCCGGCGGAGCATCGTCCGAACGCCGTCGTCGTACGTTTCGAGGAGATGCTCGAACAGCGAGACCTCGGCCTCGCGCCGTTCGAGCTCGTCCGAGGCGAACGGCGAAAGCTGTTTGTGGTCGCCCGCGAGCACCAGCCGGTCCGCACAGGCGTAGGGGATAGTGCTCGCCGGGATCGACGCCTGCGTCGCCTCGTCGAGCACGGCGATATCGAACTCGTCGACCTCGAACTGGCTGGCCATGCTCGTCGTCGCGCCGACGACGTTCGCTTCCGCGACGGGACCGTCGGTGTAGCGATCCGCGACGAGATCGCTCTCGGGATGGCCCACTCGGCGGATCTCGACCT
It encodes the following:
- a CDS encoding aldehyde dehydrogenase family protein; translated protein: MSSEPYKHYIDGEWVEGTGTETFTSENPANGDTLGEFHRGTEDDVDEAIAAADDTFEEWKALSHIDRAEYLWDIYQELKDRHEELGEIVTKECGKEISEGKADVTEAWHMVEWAAGDARHPKGDVVPSEIPSKDAYMRRKPRGVVGCITPWNFPVAIPFWHMAVSLVEGNTVVWKPAEQTPWCGQIIAEMFEDSGIPDGVFNMVQGFGDAGAAITDDGRIDTVLFTGSAEVGHEIASKVGGEPGKLAACEMGGKNNIVVTEEADLDVAVHSAVMSSFKTTGQRCVSSERLVVHEDVYDEFKERFVENAKKVAVGDPLDENTFMGPLIEEEHEEKVSSYNQLAKDEGVNVLVDREELDDNEIPDGHEDGHWVGPFVYEADPHEDLRCTHEEVFGPHVALLKYSGDIEDAVEIHNDTEYGLAGAIISEDYRQINYFRDNAEIGLAYGNLPCIGAEVQLPFGGVKKSGNGYPSAREVIEAVTERTAWTLNNSKDIEMAQGLSADIKTNDD
- a CDS encoding RIO1 family regulatory kinase/ATPase, whose product is MELRKVVRGSPDWDRIESVVRALAERHDRESVHVRFLDADNWLSTPLVLDDEYFVKLVTEQNSLVHALFTATRNLGAFSSGTEGFFGHYGTPYQMAEHELEATERLHEVGVNVPEPIEALEIEGMGVLVMEYLPAFDALDDLDEARERELAPDVFAALRRMHDHGLAHGDLRAENVLVVEGEIYVIDATNVREDDDGGATMAAAKSYDLACALAALEPLIGAKSAVKAALEHYDEAELLAAREFLDFVSVRPDHTFAAAELKGEIETRAGEAERASE
- a CDS encoding peroxidase family protein, which produces MAHYHGLGEQRGMNEAATTASGRVRSHRFSNRFAALEPYAPGDGFLESLGGVHLDGGDVDGPMLGDPTSEAAADADAGVAFFGQFIDHEITFDPTSELEQRNDPRGLRNFRTPALDLDSVYGGGSEVRPFLFDDRDGAKLLTAPAAPEPTDEDAPRPTRFGATDLQRNRQGSALLTDPRNDENLVVSQLHLTFAKFHNRVVDYVRSGDGHALLGEDESVYDAAKRLVRWHYQWLVLHEFLPSICDGAVFDDIENSGRSYFLRSDDPVSIPVEFAGAAYRYGHSQIRDRYTVNDDATDVQFFPGPAPENAEAVAAAVAGDGGPPPRVVEEETSRNLNGFAPVPDELVVDWPHFFDHDPAAEGSTAQPARPIDTAMPPALMLLPFISHGPTSLAARNLHRGKALGLPSGQAVAERMGIEPLDNDDIPLPSGQTYAEYLRSVYRGAETEAPLWLYVLGEAAVQEDGHRLGAVGSRIVAEVIHGMVDADDRAFVNEAPEWTPTLPRPVSDGVDDRYRFADLFQFATGPAPDGLALAAIDGDGSGDAPGTPESDRTNGEAVVLEHTGAGPLSLGGYQVDYEEQTETVDALDEPIAPGETVVVYTGSGPASTDDIDARVITFDRDAAVIEDGGESVVVRTPTGEVSAFGEYGG
- the cydB gene encoding cytochrome d ubiquinol oxidase subunit II, translating into MVDLAGGPLFGLPLPAIWFGLVFFVLGMFLFLDGFDFGIGILFATRDDDDEKEQLFSAIGPFWDGNEVWLVVFGGALFAAFPAVYANLFSRYYLLMFAILAALGLRGLAPEMYEEREDDQWRRYWGYSFVVGSAVTPFLLGMFAINWLTGVAGILSIPGVLGGIAVATLTVADGAAFLGLKTRGSLRDDASYYGVRAVVAYIGLVALTLVAVYVTTPALQSALLSVPVIGLVVLSVLLAGGYVVATRQGQYHAAFATVAGLVAALVGVIATAMFPMIDRAGEVSVAEGIVSTLPLNLMTIMMAFLLPIVLSYFGVLYSVFSGPIDEEASYG